A region of Vitis vinifera cultivar Pinot Noir 40024 chromosome 13, ASM3070453v1 DNA encodes the following proteins:
- the LOC132254897 gene encoding uncharacterized protein LOC132254897, translated as MTLDRSRSPPQAKRLRSSDRASYRDTPYPRHRRVHRHIAAECNSTTICWNCKESGHLASQCPNDLVCHMCGKMGHLARDCSCPSLPTHDARLCNNCYKPGHIATDCTNEKACNIFR; from the exons ATGACTCTGGATAGAAGCAGAAGCCCACCACAAGCCAAGAGGCTTCGTAGCAGTGACCGTGCTTCTTACCGAGACACACCTTACCCAAGGCATCGTCGAGTTCACCG CCACATAGCTGCTGAGTGTAACTCAACAACCATTTGTTGGAACTGTAAAGAGTCTGGACATCTTGCAAGCCAATGTCCTAATGATCTAGTGTGCCATATGTGTGGCAAAATGGGTCACCTGGCTCGGGATTGCTCATGCCCAAGTCTACCTACTCATGATGCGAGACTCTGCAACAACTGCTACAAGCCAGGCCACATTGCTACGGACTGCACCAATGAGAAAGCTTGCAACATATTCAGGTAG